From Bacteroidota bacterium:
TGTAGTTTATCTAGATAATCCGCAGCCTTCCACGATTTTGGTTTTTTGCTATAAATATAAAACAATTGATAAGCGGACTTCATTAGCAAAAGCAATTGCCAAAAAAGCTGTATTGTTTGAGTCCAAAAAATTATACGATAACAAAATCCCAGACTGGATAGAAGCTTATTTGAGATCAAAAGGATATTCAATAGAGCCGCGTGCAGCTGCTATGCTTACAGAGTATTTGGGTAATGATTTAAGTAAGGTGGCAAATGAGTTGGATAAATTGATGATTAATCTCCCAGCAAAAAGTGAAGTTACTATTGAACATATCCAAGCAAATGTAGGAATTAGTAAAGATTACAATACGTTTGAACTACAAGCAGCTTTGGGTAGAAAAGATGTTTTAAAAGCCAATAAAATAGTTAACTATTTTGCTGCGAATGAAAAGGATAATCCAATGGTTGTTACCATTAGTACATTATACGGCTATTTTTCTAAATTAATTATATATCATTCCTTGCCCGATAAATCGAAAATGGCTGTTGCTTCAGGGTTGGGGGTTAATCCATTTTTTGTACAAGATTATGAGCGCGCTGCAAGAATGTATTCGCTCCCGAAGTTAAGAGCAATTGTTAATTATTTGCGTGAATACGATTTAAAATCAAAAGGCGTTGATGCCGGAAATATTCCCCAAGGAGAATTGTTGAAAGAAATGGTGTTTAAAATATTACATTAAAATTAATAAGATGAACTACTGGCTTGTAAAATCAGAACCCTTTAAGTATTCGTGAATCTTGTTTGTGGTATTCAAGGCAACGATTCTGCTGTCCACTTTATATTTATAGTAAATTACGTTTTTTTTCAACTTTCGCAGTTAAAAAACTTGACAAGCTCTGATTTTGTAATTTAGAATCAATCCATGAAATAAAATCAATATACTCTAGTGATTTTGCTTCAATAGGGTTGTTGTTAATAATAGATTGTAATTCTTTTTTTAGTAATGTAAAATCCTTTTTTTTAGTTTCATTGGAATTGCTTTCGGTAGCTGACTTTTGTAAAAAGCGAATTAATGTTTTTTCCATTTCATTAAGTCCACCTAGTTTTTTCAATAATCGTATAGTTGAATTGGCCATGTTGTTTATCAAATCATAGCAATTTGTCTCGTAGTAAATAAGTAAGCTGAATAATTTCGAATAACATACAATGTTTTTTGAAATTAAATTTTGATCATTGGTTATTTTAGCAAACAAGGTAAGAGCTTTATTGTATTTTTCAAGAATAAAAAGTATAGAAGCCATATTGAAGTATAATTGATATAGTTTAAACTTTATTTTATCCGTCTCTTTTACATTATTCAACCATTTTAAAATATCAGGAATATGCTGCTCAATATCTTTGTACTTGCCATATTGTAGGTAAATTTCGGTAAGGGTGCAATAATATCTTACCTCAATTTCATCCTGATTCATAACGGTTTGTGGGGGGATTGCTTTGTAAAAATTTAAATACTTTATTGCCCTCTCAAATGACACTTCGGGAATGTAAACAATTGTAGATAATATATTTCCAATGGTTAATATGTAGCGTAAGCTAAATAATTGATACAAATTTTTATCCGAGTCAAGAATAGTTTTAATTTTCAAGAAATACTCCAAGCTTTTTCTGTAGTCTCCTTCGCAGTTTAAATAGTATATGCCACTTATATAGTTGAATATTATTTTTGCTCTTTTAGAGAGGGCATTTGACTCATGAGAGAATAGCTTATTCGAAAAAAGATCAACATATAATTTTTTGCTCTTTATATTTTGTGCTCTGCCCACGGTTAAAATAAGTACTCCAAGCTTTCCTTCTAAAACAGCAAATCGAGTAAGGTTTTCAAACACATTTGTATAGTGGACTATCGCTTTACAATTTTTCTCAAAAACAGTTTCTAACACTTTCAAATCTTTAAGAGTAATGTATATACGTTGTTCGGCTGTTAGTAATTCAATTAAACTATTAAACTGTTCGTATTTTATAGCGATAGACTTTGCTTTTGAAATAACTGTTAAAGCTTGGTAGTAAAGATTCTTTTGTTGAAGTAGTTCAATATAGTCAAGTAGTTCTCGAAGCAATAATTGTGGAGTTTTCCCGCTGTTAAAAGACCTGAGACTCTTTAATAGTCTTTGTTGTAGTCTGTTCTTGGTCACACGAATATGTGTAATCTTTAGTTGTTCAATCTCATCTTTGTTTTTGTCAATAAGGTCGAACAATTTAGAATAACTACTATCCTTTTCATAAAAGGAGTTATACATCTTAAAGTATCTTTTCTCATTCATTGTTAATGAGTGAATTAAAGTTTTAATGGAGTCTTTCTTTCTCATGTTTTTTGCCCTTGAGGCTATTTCATTAAGTAGTTTAGTTTTATTTAATTTTTATTCGTATTCGATTAGAAATTATAGTTCTGTTAGCTCCCGTTATCTATTCAAAAAAAGTAGTATGTCTTGTAATAGCTGTTTTTGAAATAGGCGAAATGTGTTTTCATTTATCACTTTTTTAGAAACGAAAATATTGATACGATCGTATCTTAAATAATTTTTTATGCAATTTAGCATATTAAATCTAAAATGTTACAAATGAAATTTTCTGAGTTGTTGTCACAATGTAAGATAAGTACATTAAGAAAAATTATATACTATGTTAGTCGGTAATACCAACTTAAGGTTTTTAGTTGCATTACTTATGTTGTTTGGGGCAAGGGCGTGGGGCACGAAGAATATTAAAATGGATTGGTCAACGTATGTTGGTTCTACACAATCAACAAGTTATTCCTCGGTACGAGATATGGCTATTGATAATGCCGGCAATATATATTGCACCGGTTATTATGAAGGTAATTTTCCTGTAACTGATGGTAGCGTGAACAAAGGTGGGCAAGATGTATTTATCTATAAACTCGATCCAACCGGTAGTAACCTTATTTGGAGCATATCTATTGGAGATGTGGCTCATGAAAGAGGAAATGGAATAACTATAGACCATGCTGGAAATATATATATAACAGGGTTTACTTATTCGCCTAATTTTCCAACTACAGCAGGAGCATATAACCAAAACTTAAACTTAGGGGTAAATAATCCTTTAGAATCAGATGCATTTGTGATGAAGCTCGATAACTCTGGGAATATTATATACTCTACATTTATTGGAGGCATTGATACAGAGGCGGGTGATGATATTAAGGTAAATGCGGCCGGAGAAGCTATTGTGTATGGGTTAGTAACTGAGCTTTTTAATCCCAATTCTTTTCCAACAACTTTTGGTGCATATGATAGCACATACAATGGGGGGCAAGACGACATTGTCATATTCAAGCTCAATAGTACTGGATCTTCCTTGCAATATTCAACTTATATAGGAGGAGATAGGTCAGACGGCTCTGCTGCATTGTCAGCAAGTTTTGGCACCGCAAGTACAGGTAAAGGTTTATATATAGATGCGGCAAGTAACATTTATATAACAGGTTATACACTTTCGAAGAATTTCCCTACCACATCAGGATGCTATGATGCAGTTATGAATACAACTACTACCGCTTGGAAAAAGGATGTTGTTATATGTAAGTTAAATCCTTCAGGGAATGGTGCCTCTGATTTGGTTTGGAGTACATATTTAGGTGGTGATGATGATGAATATGGAATTGACTTAACCCTAAATTCCGCACAAGAAGTTGTAGTTACGGGGGTAACTTATTCTGCAAATTTCCCTACCACGCCTGGGGTTTATGGTATAAACCGGATTGGAAGTACCGATGCTTTTATAAGTATTTTATCTAATTCGGGAAGCATGTTACTCAGAAGTACTCATTATGGAGCACTTCCCAATTGGGGGGCTATTGTAGGTTCGAATATTAAGTGTGATGCCAATGATAATTTGTTTATTTGCGGCTTTGCCAACTTTCAATCTGGAATCCCAAATCTATGTAGCGGAACTACTATTGTTTCCAGAGGAATGTATGTTGCAAAATTAAATGTGGCTTTAACATCGGTACTCTCAAGTAATGTCTATGGAACCAATGGGCAATCGCTTAGGCATAGTATGGAATATAAATCTACGGGGTGTGATAACTATATCGTTATTGCTCACGATGCCGTAGGACAAGCCAATCCTCTTTTGAACCCAAACTTCCTAACTACTTCTGGAGCCTATCAAACCTCACCTCCTTCGGCAGGAAAATCTTCCACAGCAGTTTTTAAACTCATACAAAAAAGTAATGTTGGATTTGTTACTTCCTCTGGAACAATAGCTAATTGTTCTACACCCATTACTTTTACAGACACAACAAGCCAATGTAATAAATGGGATATAACTACCTCATACATGTGGGATTTTGGCGATGGTAATACTTCATCGGCCACAACTCCAACACATAGTTATTTAACTCCTGGCACCTATTCAGTTAAAATGAAAGTTGCCTGCCCCTTGGATAGTGTCACTTTACAAATAACAGTAGCATCGCCCACATTGGCTGCGGGGATTCTTACCAACGATACAACGCTTTGTGATGGAAGCTCACTTATACTGAGTTCAACAGGAGGGCAAAATTATTCGTGGCAGCCATCAATAGGGTTAAATGCTACAAATACAGCTACAGTTTTGGCAACACCAACTACTTCGGCAACATATTATTTAGCAATTACTACAGCACAGGGTTGTATACTAAAAGATAGTATTGCTATAGCAATGATAAATGCGCCACAAATAATAGTAAATGGGGTCTCTGGGTTTTGTGCAGGAGATAGTACGCAACTAATAGCATCAAATGCATCCGGATATTTATGGAGCACAGCCAGTACTAATGTTGCCATTACAGTAGTTCCTGTTGCAACTACAACTTATACATTATTCGAAACTTCAGGGGTTTGTAATTTGTTTGATACTGCGACTATTACTGTGCATCCCGATCCACTTGTGTCAATTGTATTGCCAACAAGTTCAGTATGTGTGGGGGAAACTATAACTCTCACAGCAAATGGAAATGGAATAGCCTACTCCTGGGCTCCCGCCAATACCCTTAGTGTGTCAAGTGGTACAACTACTATAGCCTCACCAACAATATCTACAACTTATTCCGTTCAAGCATTAAGTGCATTTGGATGTACAGCAACTACTACTGTATCAATTCAAATGGTTCAGCCTCCTGTTGTTTCATTGAGTAGTAATACTACTATTTGTAACGGTGCAAGTGTATCATTAAGTGTTTCAGGTGGCACCAATTATTTATGGAACAATGGTTCTAGCAATACATCGATCACCGTATCGCCTTTGGCAAATGCTGTTTATACTGTGTCAGTTTCTAATGGCAGTTGCACTTCGGTTGATTCTGTTTTAATTAATGTATTGCCTATGCCTACCATAAGTTTGTCGCCCAACCAAACAATTTGCTCATCGCAAGCAATTACGCTTACAGCATCCGGAGGAACAACTTATTTGTGGAGTACTGGAGAAACCACTACATCTATTGTAGTTTCACCCGCCACGACTTCAATTTATTCAGCAAGTGTGTATAACAGCAATTGCATTACAAGTGGTAGTGTAACCATTGTTATATCTCAACCAATAGCTGATGCAGGTGTTGACATTACACTCACTGAAGGAGAAAGTGCAACACTAAATGCAACCGGAGGAATTAGTTACAATTGGATTCCAATTTCAAATTCTAGTTGCGCCAATTGTCAAACAACAGTGGTTACGCCTAGTGTTTCAACGATGTACTACGTTACAGTAACAGATGCGTATGGGTGCTCTGCAATGGACTCGGTATTTATTCTTATTGATGCTAGTTGTAGTAAACAAGCGCTTTTTGTTCCTAATGCCTTTTCTCCCAATGGTGATGGGCAAAATGATGTATTGAAAATTTATGGGACAGCTTGCGTAAAAAAACTACTTTTTACTATATACAATCGTTGGGGCGAAAAAATAATAGAGACAGAAGATATAAACTTTGAATGGGATGGTGTGTTGAAGAATAAAAATGCGGATACCGGTGTTTATGTCTATAAACTTATTTCAACCACCACTAAGAATCAAAATGTTTCCGTATCTGGAAATATTACCTTAGTAAGGTAGATGCTTAGTTTAAATTATTTCTAGTTTATTATAGAAGATGGGTGAAATAAATTTAATTGCTTCTAGTTCTAGAAACCCATTTACTTTTGTGTTAAGATGTATATGTTATTTCGAACGACAAAAAGAATATTATTTATAATCCAACAAACTTAGATTCAGATGCACGCATACGTGTAATCAAACGAAGTAAATTCAACGCTGTAAATATTCTTAACAAAACTGACATTCGCATATATCCGAATCCCTCCGAAGGTCTTATTACTGTTTATGACACTTTGCAAAAATGTACTAATGCAGAGTTATATACCGTAAGTGGTACAAAAATTATGGATGCCGAAATGAAAAATGGCATAGCAACTTTTACCACCTCCTAATTGCCCAAGGGAATTTATTTTTTGAAACTAAATCGCAACAGTCACACCTTGCAAGTTGAGAAAGTAGTAGTAAAATAGCCATCTGTAATTTTCCAACACAACAATTGAGTGGGGGTATAAACTGTATATTTTTGCGCTGTTTCAACAAATTTTTAGAAATCTAAAATGTAACAAAGTCGATAGTTTAAATTGATTTGTTTTACAATTAGAAGTACCTTTTGTTATTGCCTAGCGATTGGGCAGGAAATGGGGGGCATGTTCAACTCCTTCGAATAGAGAAAAAGAGTTTGTGTTTATTATAATTTATTTAGATAAATTGAAATTTGATCATGTAAGTGTTATCAATTGAACAAATACAAATGATAAAGGATAATATCAAATATAGTTTTGTATTCTATTGCGTTTTGAGCTTTAGTACAGCTCTTTCCGCAAGTGTACTATTTGATCATACAAGTAAAAAATATTTATTTTACGCCATATCCCAATCCGACACGGTGATTTATGAATACGATGCCAATTTAAAAGGAACATTGAAATCTCTTAAGTGCTTTCCTGACGGGTTGTCCAAACCTTTTTTTTATCCAAGTAATGGTGGCGGAATTAAGGTAGAGTATTTTGGAAATACATACTACCCTACCGGGAACAATATATTGTACACCCTTTTGTCGTGCACTAATAACGGAGATACCCTGGATGTGCATTGGAATATGAATTTTGGTGTGAGCTCCATTAATTATCATTACTTTTTTTATTTAAAAAACAAAAAAAGTTTGGCCATAAAAGTTACCTGCAATTCCAATTATGGCTCTCGTTTTGATCTTGACCGGGCAGCTAATTGTGTAAATCCAAAAGTAATTGGCATACCTTATTTACCAATGATAAACGTATTGTTCTCAAACAATCATTTTACAACCCTTTATACAAATTGGGAGAATACCGAAAGTTCAGAAATATTTCCATACAGCTCTGTCTATTCAAGCTCATCGGTATATTTTGCTCAACGAATGGAATATGAGTGTCGGGCCAACTTTACACGAAGAAACATTTATGAAGAAATTATTTTAACGTGCTCCGCCAATTTAGATAATGTTTTGCCCGATATAAATAATCCTGTTTCTCCCTACCTAAAAAAATCGGGTGAAAGTCTTATTTTCGATTCATGGATTGGCTCATTTGCTAATGTGTCGAAATATATTGATACGCTAACTAATGCAGGGGTGACCAATGTGTGGAGTATAATTCACAATTGGCAGTATGGTGGTTACGACAATATGTTTCCACAATTTATGCCAGCCGGATCTATGTATGGAGGTGATAATGCGCTAATAAATCTTAAGAATAAAATAAAATCACATAATTATTTGTTTACTCTCCACGAAAACTATGTTGATTATTATCCAAACTCTGCTATGTATAATTTGCCGGATGTTGCGCTAAATGCAGATGGCACTCAAAAAACAGCCTGGGTAGGATCTTATCAAATGAAACACAACAAGGTGTTTAATTATGCGAATTTAATGGCTCCACTAATTCATTTAACATACAATACCGATGGATGCTATTTGGATGTTCACTCAGCCACCAACCCTTCGAGTAAAATAGATCATGATGATAAAAATGTGGAGAGTGTTTCTTTTAAAAGCGTATTAAAGTCATACCAACAATTAGCATTAAATTTAAGAACCCATCACAATGGCCCAATCTCGGGCGAAGGAAATAACCACTTTTTATACAGTGGATATTTTGATGATTTTGAAGCGCAATTAAATTGTGGAAAGGATCTTAAATACTCACAAGGAGAAAGACTTCCCTTGTTGGTTAATTTCAAATTAAATAAACTACATCATCTGAATGTATCGCATGGAGTTGGCTACATCGAAAGATTTTACTCCAATCCATTAGACGGAGAATCTGTTTTTAAAAAGTATTCGACAGATTCTGTACTTACCTATATCGCCACCCAATTAGCTTATGGAAATGGAGCGTTTATTCCCACACCAAGTCTATTAAAATCGTTTTCTAAGGTTGCCAAAATACAATACAACTATGTATACCCTGTTCAGAGGAAAATTTACAATGCAACTCCTGTTTTTATTTCATATAACCTAAATGGACAAATGCTAAATGCCTCTGACTATATTCGTGCAGCCGACACAAACTACGACAGCCTTTATCATGACAACTTTATGTCGCAAGTAAAAGTAGAATATAACAACGGGGTGGTGGTATATGTAAACCGAAATAAAAATAAATCCTGGAACGTTACGCTGCCACAAAGTGGTATATTGAGTTTTAATTGTACCATAAATGGTAAGGATTCGCTTTATTATGGTTCAACTAATTCTACATCCTTTACCCTTCCTAAGAACAACGGATGGTTAGTGTATATTCCGGAGCTAAGAATTACAGCAGCTTCCGATTCACTTTGTCAAGGAGATAGTTTAAATTTAGTAGCCAACGGTGCACATCAGTATAATTGGTTTCCACAAAATGCAGTTGGACAAACCAATTCGGTTGCGCCAACAGCCCAAACTACATACACATTGGTAGGAACAGATATTAATGGCAATATAACAAGTACAACAAAAACCATTTATGTAAAGTCGTCACCAACACTTTCTGTATATTCCACAGCAACTAAACTGTGTGCTGGTGACTCTGTTGTTCTACAAGCTAACGGAGCAGTTGCTTACAATTGGCAGCCAACAAATAATACTAAAAGCTCATTCGTTGACTCTCCAACAAATACAACCACCTATTTGGTTACTGGAACAGCTGCAAATGGATGCACTGCACATGCCCAAATTACAGTTCTCGTCAATCATTTTAATCTATCTATAGCCCTAACACCAATTACTACGTGCTACGACTCTAACGGAATTTCACTTTTAACTGGAGTAAACAATGCTGACTATTATACAGGAACCGGAGTTTCCGGGTCTAACTTTTTTTGCACTATAGCTGGGGTTGGCACGCACACTGTTTTGCACCATTACATAGATAATAACGGCTGTTTGGGAATTATTCCCCAGTCTATTACTGTTGTGGAATTACCTCAAAAACCTACTATTCTGCAAAGTGGATATAGTTTATTTACCGATGGGGTGTATAACAATTGGTATTTAAACGGTCAATTAATACCAAATTTTAATGGGCAAACCATAGTCATATCGGAGAATGGTATTTATACTGTATGCGCTTTGAATGAAGATGGGTGCGCAAGTTGCTCTAATGATATACAGGTGATAGCTCTGTCTCAGGATGAAAACTTCCCAGCAAAAAGACGGGTAGACGTTGCCCCAAATCCTGTTTTAGATGGAAGAATGAACATTGTTATATCCGGATTTGAGAACGAAAATTTGAATATGATTTGTATGATTGATATAAACAACAAAATTGTAAAAAAAATTAAAACCGAATCAAAGAAAATTAGTGTTGATACATCAGATCTAGCCCCAGGAATGTACTTTTTAATGGTTAGTAACTTTACGACAAAAATTATTGTGAAGTAAATCCATTGCCAGTTTATAGAACAAAACACCCCCAAACTATAATTTTTACAAGAAAAATAAATACCCTACATTTAGTTTGTAAAAATTCCCCCTTAAATTTTATGTGTTTAATTATATGAATTACTGGCTTGTAAAATCAGAACCCTTTAAGTATTCGTGGGATAAATTTGTAAAGGACAAAAAAGCAACGTGGGATGGTGTGCGGAATTATACCGCCCGCAATTTTTTAAAGGCAATGAAAAAAGGCGATTTTGTTCTTTTTTACCATAGTAACGAAGGACTTGAAGTGGTTGGAATTGCGAAAGTTGTAAAAGAATATTACCAGGACCCAACAACAGATGAAACTGCTTGGGTGGTAGTAGATATTGCTCCATACAAAAAATTAAAAAAGTCGGTTACGTTAGCTGCTATTAAAAAAGAGCCAATGCTAAAGAATGTGTACTTGGTTAAGCAAGCTAGGTTGTCTGTAATGCCTTTAAAGGTAGAGGAATTCGACAAAATTATAGAAATGTCTGAATCAGCGTAAATCCGTTTAATTTTATAATCCACCGCTTATACAGTTGTAGTTATCCTACACTTAAAAATGTATATCTTGCATCTTGCTTATTAATGATATGACAAAGAAAATACTTAAACTTCAATTTATATTTTTGTTTTTTGTTGCACATATTGCTGCGCAACAGTCTCAAAATGCCAATATTCGCGGATTTATCTATGCAAAGGACAATGGCGAGCCGGTATTGTTTACCAATGTTTATTTAAAAGGAACTTCTTATGGCGCTACATCCGATGTAAATGGTTATTATTCCATTACCAAGGTCCCTCCCGGAAGCTATGTGTTAATGGTAACGTATCTTGGTTACGATACCTTACAAGAAAATATTACAGTAAAAGCAGGAGAAATTGTAACAAAAAAAGTATTTCTGAATAAGGCAAGTGTAAGACTTGGTGCTGTTGAAATATCGGCAGCAAAAATGGAGCGAAAAACAGAAACCCAAGTTTCTGTAAATAAAATTACTCCCAAAGAAATTAATTTAGTGCCATCTGTTGGAGGAGAACCCGATTTAGCACAATACCTGCAAATTTTGCCTGGTGTAGTGTTTACTGGCGATCAAGGTGGGCAGCTCTATATTCGTGGTGGTTCTCCTGTGCAAAATAAAGTATTGCTGGATGGGATGATTGTATATAATCCATTTCACTCTATTGGATTGTTTTCTGTGTTCGATGCAGATATTATTCGTAATGCAGACATTTATACCGGAGGTTTTGGTGCAGAGTATGGAGGACGTATATCTTCTATTATGGATATAAAAACACGTGATGGAAATAAGAAAAGAATATCAGGTAAAGTTTCCGCCAGTCCGTTTGTAGCTAAAGCACTACTTGAGGGACCCCTAAAAAAGAATTCTGATGAAGATCGTGGAAGTTCCTCTTTTGTGCTTAGTGCCAAGCATTCTTATTTGCCACAAACGTCCAAAGCTGTTTATAATTATGTAGATACAGCTGGTTTGCCATTTGGGTTTACTGATTTTTATGGTAAAGTATCTGCTAACAGTGCAAACGGAAGTAAGATAAATTTGTTTGGATTTAATTTTAGAGACAATGTAACTTATAAAGCATTATCAAAACTAAATTGGAAATCATCGGGTGTAGGAAGTAATTTTATTCTTATACCACCATCTTCAGCAACATTGATTCAGGGTAATTTTGCGTTCTCCAAATATGGAGTAGAAATGTTGGGGCAGTCTGATGAAAAACCACGCAAAAGCGATATAAATGGGTTTAATGCAGGATTGAATTTTACCTATTTTTTCGGATTGAACGAGGTGCAATATGGACTGGATATGCTTGGGTTTAAAACCAATTTCGAGTTTTATAATTCCGTAAATCAATTTATTAGCCAAACAGAAAACACTACCGAGTTAGCTGGATTTGTGAAGGTTAAATTTTTAGGCAAGAAGAAGAAACTTATTTTGGAACCAAGTTTTAGAGCACACTACTATGCTTCATTGGCAAACTTTTCTCCGGAACCTCGCTTAAGTGGTAAGTACAATATCACCAATAAGATTAGATTTAAATTTGCAGGAGGATTGTATTCTCAAAACTTAATTAGCGCTAACTCAGACCGGGATGTAGTTAATCTATTTTACGGATTTCTTTCCGGATCAGATAATTTGCCTGCACGTTTTACAGAAGAAGACGGTTCTGTGAGAGATGTTAAACACAAACTACAAAAAGCTAATCATATTATTTTAGGAACTGAGTTTGATTTAACTTCTAATTTAGAATTGAATGTAGAAGCATATCAGAAAAATTTTACACAGCTAACCAATATCAATAGAAATAAACTGTACGAAGACAATGCAAATTATGCAACCAAGCCGGATGCGTTGAAAAAAGATTTTATTATTGAAACCGGTTATGCTCGTGGGTTAGATTTCTTGCTAAAGTATGATTACAAACGTTTCTATGTTTGGACAGTATACTCGTTGACCTATGTAAGACGCTGGGATGGTATAGAGAAATACGCTCCCCACTTTGATAGAAGACATAATATCAATATTGTTACAGCGTATAAGTTTGGCAAACACACAGATTGGGAAGTTGATCTGCGTTGGAATTTCGGCTCTGGCTTTCCATTTACACAAACACAAGGATTTTATGAGAAGCTATCATTTACCAATGGTATAAATTCCAACTATACTAATCAAAACGGAGAATTGGGTATTTTATATAGTTCATTGAATGGTGGTCGATTACCCGATTATCACAGATTAGATATTACAGTTAAAAAAAGGTTTGAGTTTTCTGAACGTAGCCGAATGGAAGTCGCTGCTGGTGTTACAAACGCATACAATCGTGACAATATATTTTATTTCGATAGAATTTTGTACAAGCGTGTAAATCAATTGCCATTGCTACCTAGCTTAAGTGCTAATTGGACTTTTTAGTTGCACGTACCATTTCTCTTTTGCCTGGAGGGCCTTGCAGACTTTCAACTTCAAAACCGATAGATTTTAAATTTCTTTTTAATTCGCCTTTTGCACAATAGGTAACGAATACACCGTTGCTCGCTAAATTTGAATACAATTTTTCAAATAGAAATTTTTCCCACATATCGGGTTGTGCTCTTGGCCCAAAAGCATCGTAAAAAACAATATCGAAAGAGTTTGGGAACACTGTTTTTTGTAGTGTTTCTTTTTTTTTCTCAAAGTAAAAATTAGTGCTTAGTTCTATGTTGTTTTCAAAATCACAGCTATGTATTAATTCGAATATGTTCTGTTCTAAATCGCTCAAGCTAAGTATTGTCGAGTAGTTCAGCTGACTTACAATTGCAGTGTCTATCGGATATGGTTCTAGTGCAACATAATTTATTTTTAAAGGGAGATTGTTTTTTGCTAAATACTGCCACGCTAAAATCGAGTTTAATCCTGTCCCCAAGCCAACTTCCAGTATAGTTATGTTTTTTGTAGTTGGATTATTCTTAATATAATGAGTCAATCCATTCTGTATAAAAACAT
This genomic window contains:
- the holA gene encoding DNA polymerase III subunit delta; translation: MQEFEQIVSELKKQKFAPVYFLMGEEPYFIDAIADLIENKILDESEKEFNQTVVYGKDTDVLSVISAAKRFPMMSERQVVIVKEAQNLKDLVGREKADDDGKSKHPFVVYLDNPQPSTILVFCYKYKTIDKRTSLAKAIAKKAVLFESKKLYDNKIPDWIEAYLRSKGYSIEPRAAAMLTEYLGNDLSKVANELDKLMINLPAKSEVTIEHIQANVGISKDYNTFELQAALGRKDVLKANKIVNYFAANEKDNPMVVTISTLYGYFSKLIIYHSLPDKSKMAVASGLGVNPFFVQDYERAARMYSLPKLRAIVNYLREYDLKSKGVDAGNIPQGELLKEMVFKILH
- a CDS encoding gliding motility-associated C-terminal domain-containing protein; translation: MLVGNTNLRFLVALLMLFGARAWGTKNIKMDWSTYVGSTQSTSYSSVRDMAIDNAGNIYCTGYYEGNFPVTDGSVNKGGQDVFIYKLDPTGSNLIWSISIGDVAHERGNGITIDHAGNIYITGFTYSPNFPTTAGAYNQNLNLGVNNPLESDAFVMKLDNSGNIIYSTFIGGIDTEAGDDIKVNAAGEAIVYGLVTELFNPNSFPTTFGAYDSTYNGGQDDIVIFKLNSTGSSLQYSTYIGGDRSDGSAALSASFGTASTGKGLYIDAASNIYITGYTLSKNFPTTSGCYDAVMNTTTTAWKKDVVICKLNPSGNGASDLVWSTYLGGDDDEYGIDLTLNSAQEVVVTGVTYSANFPTTPGVYGINRIGSTDAFISILSNSGSMLLRSTHYGALPNWGAIVGSNIKCDANDNLFICGFANFQSGIPNLCSGTTIVSRGMYVAKLNVALTSVLSSNVYGTNGQSLRHSMEYKSTGCDNYIVIAHDAVGQANPLLNPNFLTTSGAYQTSPPSAGKSSTAVFKLIQKSNVGFVTSSGTIANCSTPITFTDTTSQCNKWDITTSYMWDFGDGNTSSATTPTHSYLTPGTYSVKMKVACPLDSVTLQITVASPTLAAGILTNDTTLCDGSSLILSSTGGQNYSWQPSIGLNATNTATVLATPTTSATYYLAITTAQGCILKDSIAIAMINAPQIIVNGVSGFCAGDSTQLIASNASGYLWSTASTNVAITVVPVATTTYTLFETSGVCNLFDTATITVHPDPLVSIVLPTSSVCVGETITLTANGNGIAYSWAPANTLSVSSGTTTIASPTISTTYSVQALSAFGCTATTTVSIQMVQPPVVSLSSNTTICNGASVSLSVSGGTNYLWNNGSSNTSITVSPLANAVYTVSVSNGSCTSVDSVLINVLPMPTISLSPNQTICSSQAITLTASGGTTYLWSTGETTTSIVVSPATTSIYSASVYNSNCITSGSVTIVISQPIADAGVDITLTEGESATLNATGGISYNWIPISNSSCANCQTTVVTPSVSTMYYVTVTDAYGCSAMDSVFILIDASCSKQALFVPNAFSPNGDGQNDVLKIYGTACVKKLLFTIYNRWGEKIIETEDINFEWDGVLKNKNADTGVYVYKLISTTTKNQNVSVSGNITLVR